A single window of Archangium gephyra DNA harbors:
- a CDS encoding GAF domain-containing protein, translating into MAGSETSTGLEGPLQLCDFIRQHRTRVLETWAGEACLLPGIQGLSRPQLLDHLPGLLDRLADVVETVHTGEHHTLEELPEVHALDRLDAGFDLEQVAGEYALLRACILRLYSEYVGERNAGVLVREMLRFNETFDTAVVTAVARYARARERTLVALDRLSEAALGTEDLDRFLPRLLRVILESTESVDALALLLRDGDMLRERASVGLGEEESTGFSLKVGEGFAGTIAAERRPKELRSASTDPLVKSPALRARNIQALYGVPLLDGEQVVGVAYMGSRTAHEFSNEDKLLFRVMVGRAASLIVQAQLVAREREALARVRAQEERAVRLQSVTAALSQALTTTDVARVVLDKAVRALGAMGGSIGLLSADGQWFEMLEAHGHRDEELREWTRFPADSPVMFRQAVRTRAPVLYEAVEHFLADYPQWGELARKEGYGAFATLPLEAEGQVLGAMGLTFRERRPFSPEELAFMRVLAGQCAQAVERSRLYDAEQRTRAEAHLHLARLDLLMDMAPVGLVFWDTELRYVRLNERLAEMNGRSVADHLGRSIREVLPELAPTLEPIFHRVLETGQPVVDLELTGETPATPGVQRYWLVSYYRVQDVKGPPLGLGGVVVEITDRKQAEEELRRTAEFRERFLGIVSHDLRTPLNAILLSASTLLHSEAVEKQHLRAVRRITTSAERMGRMISDLLDFTRGRLGAASPSTRGPSTSVTSAAT; encoded by the coding sequence ATGGCAGGGAGCGAGACATCCACCGGCCTCGAGGGGCCCCTTCAGTTATGTGACTTCATCCGGCAGCACCGCACCCGGGTGCTCGAGACGTGGGCGGGGGAAGCCTGCCTGCTGCCGGGCATCCAGGGCCTCTCCCGGCCCCAGCTCCTGGACCACCTGCCGGGCCTCCTCGACCGCCTCGCCGACGTGGTGGAGACGGTCCACACGGGCGAGCACCACACCCTCGAGGAGCTCCCCGAGGTGCATGCGCTCGACCGGCTGGATGCCGGGTTCGACCTGGAGCAGGTAGCGGGTGAGTACGCCCTGCTGCGCGCGTGCATCCTCCGGCTCTACAGCGAGTACGTGGGAGAGCGGAACGCCGGGGTGCTGGTGCGGGAGATGTTGCGCTTCAACGAGACGTTCGACACGGCCGTCGTCACCGCCGTGGCCCGTTACGCGCGTGCCCGCGAGCGGACGCTGGTGGCCCTGGATCGTCTCTCGGAGGCGGCCCTGGGCACGGAGGACCTGGACCGGTTCCTGCCCCGGCTGCTGCGGGTCATCCTGGAGAGCACCGAGTCGGTGGACGCGCTCGCCCTGTTGCTCCGCGACGGGGACATGCTTCGGGAGCGCGCCTCGGTGGGGCTGGGGGAGGAGGAGTCCACGGGCTTCAGTCTGAAGGTGGGCGAGGGCTTCGCCGGGACGATCGCCGCCGAGCGGCGGCCGAAGGAGCTGCGCTCGGCCTCGACGGATCCCCTGGTGAAGAGCCCGGCGCTGCGCGCCCGGAACATCCAGGCCCTCTACGGCGTGCCGCTGCTGGATGGGGAGCAGGTCGTCGGCGTGGCGTACATGGGCAGCCGCACCGCCCACGAGTTCTCCAACGAGGACAAGCTGCTCTTCCGGGTGATGGTGGGCCGGGCCGCCAGCCTCATTGTCCAGGCGCAGCTGGTGGCGCGCGAGCGGGAGGCGCTGGCGCGTGTGCGGGCGCAGGAGGAGCGCGCCGTGAGGCTCCAGTCGGTGACGGCCGCCCTGTCCCAGGCACTCACCACGACGGACGTGGCCCGCGTGGTGTTGGACAAGGCGGTGCGGGCCCTGGGGGCCATGGGCGGCTCCATCGGCCTGCTCTCGGCGGACGGCCAGTGGTTCGAGATGCTGGAGGCCCATGGCCACCGCGACGAGGAGCTGCGGGAATGGACCCGCTTCCCGGCGGACTCGCCGGTGATGTTCCGCCAGGCGGTGCGCACGCGCGCGCCCGTGCTCTACGAGGCGGTGGAGCACTTCCTGGCCGACTACCCGCAGTGGGGGGAGCTCGCGCGCAAGGAGGGCTATGGGGCCTTCGCCACCCTGCCCCTGGAGGCGGAGGGCCAGGTGCTCGGAGCCATGGGCCTGACGTTCCGCGAGCGGCGCCCCTTCTCCCCGGAGGAGCTGGCCTTCATGCGCGTGCTGGCCGGCCAGTGCGCCCAGGCGGTGGAGCGCAGCCGCCTCTACGATGCCGAGCAGCGCACACGTGCCGAGGCGCACCTCCACCTGGCCCGGCTCGACCTCCTCATGGACATGGCGCCGGTGGGGCTCGTCTTCTGGGACACGGAGCTGCGCTATGTACGCCTCAACGAGCGCCTGGCGGAGATGAATGGGCGCTCCGTGGCCGACCACCTCGGGCGCTCCATTCGCGAGGTGCTGCCGGAGCTCGCCCCCACCCTGGAGCCGATCTTCCACCGCGTGCTGGAGACGGGACAGCCCGTGGTGGACCTGGAGCTGACGGGAGAGACGCCCGCCACCCCGGGCGTCCAGCGCTACTGGCTGGTGAGCTACTACCGGGTGCAGGACGTGAAGGGTCCTCCGCTGGGCCTGGGCGGCGTGGTGGTGGAGATCACCGACCGCAAGCAGGCCGAGGAGGAGCTGCGCCGGACGGCGGAGTTCCGCGAGCGCTTCCTGGGCATCGTCTCCCATGATCTGCGCACCCCGCTCAACGCCATCCTCCTGTCCGCCAGCACGCTGCTGCACTCCGAGGCCGTGGAGAAGCAGCACCTGAGGGCCGTGCGCCGCATCACCACCAGCGCGGAGCGGATGGGGCGGATGATCTCGGATCTGCTCGACTTCACGCGAGGGCGGCTGGGGGCGGCATCCCCATCCACCCGCGGCCCATCAACCTCCGTCACCTCTGCCGCAACGTGA
- a CDS encoding NAD(P)/FAD-dependent oxidoreductase, with product MTSLHVAIVGAGPAGSSAATFLAQQGARVTLLERNRFPRDKICGDGCTPRTLWMLERLGLGALPTSADAAPVDSVYALSPGGVVLEETIPSRLFGGKASVITRQVLDERLVRRAVQAGAELREGVLVDGIERDAHGVLLRCREGEPLRADLVLGCDGSPSVVRRALGAPDFPRHEGAFAVRAYYENVRLSHPRSFAFFWEKELLPAYGWIFPLPDGRANVGLGMRADQLDASEAKLPALLEKFCASPRVAAELAGARRVGKVKGHHLPYGSFSQHTQFDRALLLGDAAGFVNPLTGEGIEFALESGAFAAEAVAEAVAAGDFSARGLSGYARRWETRFRTAFHLNRRLMWAFERPWLLDRVFRTANRSTSVRGELSDILAGEATHISWRFVAEVARGG from the coding sequence ATGACATCCCTCCACGTCGCCATCGTCGGCGCGGGGCCGGCCGGCTCCTCCGCGGCCACGTTCCTCGCGCAGCAGGGTGCCCGGGTGACGCTGCTCGAGCGCAACCGCTTCCCCCGGGACAAGATCTGCGGGGATGGTTGCACGCCCCGCACCCTGTGGATGCTGGAGCGCCTGGGTCTCGGCGCGCTGCCCACCAGCGCCGACGCCGCCCCCGTGGACTCCGTCTATGCCCTCTCCCCCGGGGGCGTCGTCCTGGAGGAGACCATCCCCTCGCGCCTCTTCGGCGGCAAGGCCAGCGTCATCACCCGCCAGGTGCTCGATGAGCGGCTCGTCCGGCGCGCCGTCCAGGCCGGCGCCGAGCTGCGCGAGGGCGTGCTCGTGGACGGCATCGAGCGGGACGCGCACGGTGTCCTCCTGCGCTGCCGGGAGGGCGAGCCGCTGCGCGCGGACCTGGTGCTGGGGTGCGATGGCTCCCCCTCGGTGGTGCGGCGCGCGCTCGGGGCTCCCGACTTCCCGCGTCACGAGGGCGCCTTCGCCGTCCGCGCCTACTACGAGAACGTCCGCCTCTCCCACCCGCGCAGCTTCGCCTTCTTCTGGGAGAAGGAGCTGCTGCCCGCCTACGGGTGGATCTTCCCGCTGCCGGACGGCCGGGCCAACGTGGGGCTGGGCATGCGGGCGGACCAGCTCGACGCCTCCGAGGCGAAACTGCCCGCACTGCTGGAGAAGTTCTGCGCCAGCCCGCGTGTGGCGGCGGAGCTGGCCGGGGCCCGGCGCGTGGGCAAGGTGAAGGGCCACCACCTGCCCTACGGCTCCTTCTCCCAGCACACCCAATTCGACCGGGCGCTGCTGCTGGGAGACGCGGCCGGCTTCGTCAACCCGCTCACCGGCGAGGGCATCGAGTTCGCCCTGGAGTCGGGCGCCTTCGCCGCCGAGGCGGTGGCCGAGGCCGTGGCGGCCGGGGACTTCTCGGCACGGGGACTGAGCGGCTACGCGCGGCGCTGGGAGACGCGCTTCCGCACCGCCTTCCACCTCAACCGCCGGCTGATGTGGGCCTTCGAGCGGCCCTGGCTGCTGGACCGCGTCTTCCGCACGGCCAACCGCAGCACGTCCGTGCGCGGCGAGCTCAGCGACATCCTGGCCGGCGAGGCCACGCACATCTCCTGGCGCTTCGTCGCGGAAGTGGCACGTGGGGGCTGA
- a CDS encoding ATP-binding protein, which yields MKRSRPPPLPPLRVTIPAVLLLFAITVGLHDLHHNTRQACRRVEEYTHQELTQRMSEQQDHLELLLNLRQPERVQEDVASLGTDPHIKIALLLDDTGRVVASTRRVEIGQEGRALHPELFRPEAEPLLQRAREHLAGSTQPTPDGEALVARYPVMVSEDSGELSSERVWMLVVWRDLSVLKKQARDQVLASVVQRSALLAVLAGLLWLFFHFVLTRRVARLVTTAQRFAARDWEARSGLTGHDELSLVGRAFDEMAERLRTTQSQLEERESHIRLLLDSAAEGIFGLDLEGRSTFVNRSALRMLGYTDAGELLGQDAHQLWHHSYADGSPYPRSECPILHALRDGTEDHGEDDLIWRKDGTWFPVERWSYPMCQGGRRVGIVSTFVDITARKRAEETQHFLIEAGTQLAELLDETRTLERVARLAIPQLGQWCLVDRVDDAGQLHRAAWVHQEPARQELLRELAELTPPDWSSPQPTVRVLGTGGPLLADEALAALRHARDSDARYPELLRRLGTRTAIALPISVRGQTLAALLLVSDTPGFQYGPHELALARELARRASVAMDNARLYRQSQEAVRLREDFLSVASHELHTPLTPLRLHLQTLQRALATSGDGVGTGRLMPKVDKALAQVRRLSRLVDDLLDVSRLTSGRLRLRLEQVDLVELTRDLAERFSEQARAAGCTLRVTTAGPTTGQWDRMRLEQVLTNLITNALKYGVGHPVDLHVTTSGGRARWSIRDQGIGIAPEDLERIFGRFERAVSTRQYGGLGLGLYISREIARAFGGDIHVESQPGAGAVFTLELPLEPAREAREGEERSPRETARPEPPSAVHGP from the coding sequence ATGAAGCGCTCCCGGCCACCACCCCTTCCGCCTCTTCGCGTCACCATCCCGGCGGTGCTGCTGCTGTTCGCCATCACGGTGGGCCTCCACGATCTGCATCACAACACGCGCCAGGCCTGCCGCCGGGTGGAGGAGTACACCCACCAGGAGCTCACCCAGCGCATGAGCGAGCAGCAGGATCACCTGGAGCTCCTCCTGAACCTGCGTCAGCCCGAGCGCGTCCAGGAGGACGTCGCCAGCCTCGGGACGGATCCACACATCAAGATCGCCCTGCTGCTCGATGACACCGGCCGGGTGGTCGCCTCGACCCGGCGCGTGGAGATAGGACAGGAGGGCCGGGCACTCCACCCCGAGCTGTTCCGCCCGGAGGCGGAGCCCCTTCTCCAGCGGGCCCGAGAGCACCTCGCGGGCAGCACCCAGCCCACCCCGGATGGCGAGGCCCTGGTGGCCCGCTACCCGGTGATGGTGTCCGAGGACTCCGGCGAGCTCTCCTCCGAGCGGGTGTGGATGCTCGTGGTGTGGAGGGATCTCTCCGTCCTCAAGAAGCAGGCGCGCGACCAGGTGCTCGCGAGCGTGGTGCAGCGCAGTGCCCTGCTCGCGGTCCTCGCGGGGCTGCTCTGGCTCTTCTTCCACTTCGTCCTCACGCGCCGGGTGGCCCGTCTGGTCACCACCGCCCAGCGCTTCGCCGCCCGTGACTGGGAGGCCCGGAGCGGACTCACCGGGCACGACGAGCTGTCCCTGGTGGGGCGCGCCTTCGACGAGATGGCCGAGCGCCTGCGCACCACCCAGTCCCAGCTCGAGGAGCGCGAGTCCCACATCCGGCTGCTGCTCGACTCGGCCGCGGAGGGCATTTTCGGGTTGGACCTCGAGGGGCGCAGCACCTTCGTCAACCGCTCCGCGCTGCGGATGCTCGGCTACACGGATGCCGGAGAGCTGCTGGGCCAGGATGCGCACCAGCTGTGGCACCACTCGTACGCGGATGGCTCGCCCTATCCCCGGAGCGAGTGTCCCATCCTCCACGCCCTGCGCGACGGGACCGAGGACCACGGCGAGGACGATCTCATCTGGCGCAAGGACGGCACGTGGTTCCCGGTGGAGCGCTGGTCCTATCCCATGTGCCAGGGCGGCAGGCGGGTGGGCATCGTGTCGACGTTCGTGGACATCACCGCGCGCAAGCGCGCCGAGGAGACGCAGCACTTCCTCATCGAGGCCGGCACGCAACTGGCGGAGCTGCTCGACGAGACGCGCACGCTGGAGCGGGTGGCGCGGCTGGCCATTCCCCAGCTGGGGCAGTGGTGCCTGGTGGACAGGGTGGATGACGCGGGCCAGCTGCACCGCGCGGCCTGGGTGCACCAGGAGCCGGCCCGGCAGGAGCTGCTGCGGGAGCTGGCGGAGCTCACCCCTCCGGACTGGAGCTCGCCCCAGCCCACCGTGCGGGTGCTGGGCACCGGCGGGCCCCTGCTCGCGGACGAGGCCCTCGCGGCCCTGCGTCACGCCCGGGACTCGGACGCGCGCTACCCGGAGCTGCTGCGGCGGCTCGGGACGCGGACCGCCATCGCCCTCCCCATCTCCGTGCGCGGGCAGACGCTGGCGGCCCTGCTGCTCGTCTCGGACACGCCGGGCTTCCAGTACGGCCCGCATGAGCTGGCGCTCGCCCGGGAGCTGGCCCGCCGCGCCTCGGTGGCCATGGACAACGCCCGGCTCTACCGCCAGTCCCAGGAGGCGGTGCGCCTGCGCGAGGACTTCCTCTCCGTGGCCTCCCACGAGTTGCACACGCCCCTCACGCCCCTGCGCCTGCACCTGCAGACGCTCCAGCGCGCGCTGGCCACCAGTGGCGACGGGGTGGGCACCGGCCGCCTCATGCCCAAGGTGGACAAGGCACTGGCCCAGGTGAGGCGCCTGTCCCGGCTCGTGGATGATCTGCTCGATGTCTCCCGCCTCACCTCCGGACGGCTCCGCCTGCGGCTGGAGCAGGTGGACCTGGTGGAGCTGACGCGCGACCTGGCCGAGCGCTTCTCCGAGCAGGCCCGGGCCGCCGGCTGCACACTGCGCGTCACCACCGCGGGCCCCACCACCGGCCAGTGGGACCGGATGCGCCTGGAGCAGGTGCTCACCAACCTCATCACCAACGCGCTGAAGTACGGCGTGGGCCACCCGGTGGACCTGCACGTCACCACCTCGGGAGGGCGCGCGCGCTGGAGCATCCGGGACCAGGGCATCGGCATCGCGCCCGAGGATCTCGAGCGCATCTTCGGGCGCTTCGAGCGGGCGGTGTCCACGCGGCAGTACGGCGGGCTGGGGCTGGGCCTCTACATCTCCCGGGAGATCGCCCGCGCGTTCGGAGGCGACATCCACGTGGAGAGCCAGCCGGGAGCCGGCGCCGTCTTCACCCTGGAGCTGCCGCTCGAGCCGGCCCGGGAGGCGCGCGAGGGAGAGGAGCGCTCCCCTCGGGAAACGGCCCGGCCGGAGCCACCCTCCGCGGTCCACGGCCCCTGA
- a CDS encoding ABC transporter substrate-binding protein has protein sequence MRSLVSVSGLLLSLLVLVSACAPVAEQPLRVGTFLWPGSEPLFLARDLGYLDDGSIRLVEYSSLAEVNRDFRNGRIDAVNVTLDMALQLQQQGFEPRAVLVLDYSDGADALLARPEVRRLEDLRGKRVAVEDLSVSTYLLGQALAKAGLQPSDIEILRIPVDQHEHAYTSGQVDAVVTFEPFRSRLMTRGAHPLFDSSHLPGEIVDLLVVREDVLEKSPERVRHMLQGWFRALRHLDEHPEDAVARMSPRLDTSPAELAAMLELLRHPTREENHALLQHPSSPLLGSAHRLQLFMLEQELLREPVRPEQLLDVRPLEALGELR, from the coding sequence GTGCGAAGCCTCGTCAGCGTGTCCGGTCTGCTGCTGTCCCTCCTCGTGCTGGTGTCCGCTTGCGCGCCCGTGGCGGAGCAACCCCTGCGCGTCGGCACCTTCCTCTGGCCGGGAAGCGAGCCCCTCTTCCTCGCCCGGGACCTCGGCTACCTCGACGACGGCTCGATCCGCCTGGTCGAGTACTCCTCCCTGGCCGAGGTCAACCGCGACTTCCGCAACGGGAGGATCGACGCGGTGAACGTCACGCTCGACATGGCCCTCCAGCTGCAACAGCAGGGCTTCGAGCCCCGGGCGGTGCTCGTCCTGGACTACTCGGACGGGGCGGATGCCCTCCTCGCGCGGCCCGAGGTGCGGCGGCTCGAGGACCTCCGGGGCAAGCGCGTGGCGGTGGAGGACCTGTCGGTGAGCACGTACCTGCTGGGCCAGGCCCTGGCGAAGGCGGGACTCCAGCCCTCGGACATCGAGATCCTCCGCATCCCGGTGGATCAACACGAGCACGCCTATACGTCGGGACAGGTGGACGCCGTCGTCACCTTCGAGCCCTTCCGCAGCAGGCTGATGACCCGGGGCGCCCACCCGCTCTTCGACAGCAGCCACCTTCCGGGGGAGATCGTGGACCTGCTGGTGGTGCGCGAGGACGTGCTGGAGAAGAGCCCGGAGCGGGTGCGGCACATGCTCCAGGGGTGGTTCCGGGCCTTGCGCCACCTGGACGAGCACCCGGAGGACGCGGTGGCCCGGATGAGTCCCCGCCTCGACACGAGCCCCGCCGAGCTCGCCGCCATGCTGGAGTTGCTGCGGCACCCCACCCGGGAGGAGAACCACGCCCTGTTGCAACACCCCTCCTCTCCCCTCCTCGGCTCGGCGCATCGCCTGCAGTTGTTCATGCTGGAGCAGGAACTGCTGCGCGAGCCGGTGCGGCCCGAGCAACTGCTGGACGTGCGGCCCCTCGAGGCGCTCGGGGAGCTCCGGTGA
- the rlmN gene encoding 23S rRNA (adenine(2503)-C(2))-methyltransferase RlmN has translation MPPTPLVNLYDLPRAALGELLAGWGYSAYHRDLLWEALYRQQVESFDALTGLRPDLVQALRERTRLERPTTHHEVFSSDGFTRKLLLRLRDGQTVETVLMRFKDRATVCLSTQAGCAMGCVFCATGQMGFVRHLTPGEIVGQVLHVTRILRETNESLRNVVLMGMGEPLHNYDATMEAVDILVERSGLALAPRFITLSTVGVVPGIRRLADEDRPVQLAVSLHGATEAERGALVPAARKWPLAELMDACRYYSEKRKRRIFYEWALIAGQNDTPEQAHALGQLLQGMDAHVNVIPLNPTVGYAQRPSGPDAVRAFQDILAGYGLPSTVRQRRGIDIDAGCGQLKAAVERPRRAPQPTAS, from the coding sequence ATGCCCCCCACCCCCCTGGTCAACCTGTACGACCTGCCCCGCGCCGCCCTCGGCGAGCTGCTCGCCGGCTGGGGCTACAGCGCCTACCACCGCGACCTGCTCTGGGAGGCCCTCTACCGCCAGCAGGTGGAGTCGTTCGACGCCCTCACCGGGCTGCGGCCGGACCTCGTCCAGGCCCTGCGCGAGCGCACCCGGCTGGAGCGGCCCACCACCCACCACGAGGTCTTCAGCTCCGACGGCTTCACCCGGAAGCTGCTGCTGCGGCTGCGCGACGGGCAGACGGTGGAGACGGTGCTCATGCGCTTCAAGGACCGGGCCACGGTGTGCCTCAGCACGCAGGCCGGCTGCGCCATGGGCTGCGTCTTCTGCGCCACCGGGCAGATGGGCTTCGTGCGCCACCTGACGCCCGGAGAGATTGTGGGCCAGGTGCTGCACGTCACCCGCATCCTCCGCGAGACGAACGAGTCGCTGCGCAACGTGGTGCTGATGGGCATGGGCGAGCCCCTGCACAACTACGACGCCACCATGGAGGCGGTGGACATCTTGGTGGAGCGCTCGGGGCTGGCGCTGGCGCCGCGCTTCATCACCCTGAGCACCGTGGGCGTGGTGCCCGGCATCCGGCGGCTCGCGGACGAGGACCGGCCGGTGCAGCTCGCCGTCAGCCTGCACGGCGCCACCGAGGCGGAGCGCGGCGCGCTGGTGCCCGCGGCGCGCAAGTGGCCGCTCGCCGAGCTGATGGACGCCTGCCGCTACTACTCGGAGAAGCGCAAGCGCCGCATCTTCTATGAGTGGGCGCTCATCGCCGGGCAGAACGACACGCCCGAGCAGGCGCACGCCCTGGGCCAGCTGCTCCAGGGGATGGACGCGCACGTCAACGTCATCCCGCTCAACCCCACGGTGGGTTACGCCCAGCGGCCCAGCGGCCCCGACGCCGTGCGCGCCTTCCAGGACATCCTCGCCGGCTACGGCCTGCCCAGCACCGTGCGCCAGCGCCGCGGCATCGACATCGACGCCGGCTGCGGCCAGCTCAAGGCCGCCGTGGAGCGCCCGCGCCGCGCCCCACAGCCCACGGCCTCCTGA
- a CDS encoding FAD/NAD(P)-binding protein yields the protein MVGGGASGTLLAAQLLRKASGPLRVALLERTGRVGPGLAYSTENASHLLNVPAGRMSAFPEEPEHFLRWIRRLEPDTAPGDFVQRRRYGQYLEAVLREAREGAAPGVSLEILQGEVVSLSQVGEGARVVLARGPALEASTVVLAVGNALPADLPVGDGGLYASHRYVRSPWMEGALRHVRPHHSVLLIGTGLTMVDTVLSLAERNHEGRIHALSRHGLLPQVHRPGVVAGPPVAVDEPHRVRSILGALRHQSQCLGEGGDWRAVMEALRPVTASLWRGLPEPERRRFLRHLRAFWDVHRHRMAPAVSDTLEQLQRAGVLRIHAARVRGFQLSDEGWVLARVRPRGVSREATFRVQHVINCTGPDASIGRGHPLLRGLLESGLARSDALGLGLATDAEGALLDARGRASPVLFTLGPLRRGDLWETTAVPEIRGQALSLARRLLEHLASRPAVSASESSPPPTPFP from the coding sequence GTGGTCGGTGGAGGAGCCAGCGGCACGCTGCTGGCGGCTCAGCTTCTGAGGAAGGCCTCGGGTCCCCTCCGGGTGGCCCTGCTGGAGCGCACGGGGCGTGTGGGTCCCGGCCTCGCCTACTCCACGGAGAACGCCAGTCATCTGCTCAACGTCCCCGCCGGGAGGATGAGCGCCTTTCCAGAGGAGCCCGAGCACTTCCTGCGGTGGATCCGCCGCCTCGAGCCGGACACGGCCCCGGGCGACTTCGTCCAGCGCAGGCGCTACGGCCAGTACCTGGAGGCGGTGCTGCGCGAGGCGCGCGAGGGCGCGGCTCCCGGAGTGAGCCTGGAGATCCTCCAGGGCGAGGTGGTGTCCCTCTCCCAGGTGGGGGAGGGCGCGCGGGTGGTGCTGGCCCGGGGCCCCGCGCTGGAGGCGAGCACGGTGGTGCTGGCGGTGGGCAACGCCCTGCCCGCGGACCTGCCGGTGGGGGACGGGGGCCTGTATGCGAGCCACCGGTATGTCCGCTCGCCCTGGATGGAGGGCGCGCTGCGTCATGTGCGGCCCCACCACTCGGTGCTGCTCATCGGCACGGGCCTGACGATGGTGGACACGGTGCTCTCGCTGGCCGAGCGCAACCACGAGGGGCGCATCCACGCCCTGTCCCGGCACGGGCTGCTTCCGCAGGTGCACCGTCCCGGCGTGGTGGCGGGCCCTCCCGTGGCCGTGGACGAGCCCCACCGCGTCCGCTCCATCCTGGGCGCGCTGCGCCACCAGTCCCAATGCCTGGGCGAGGGCGGAGACTGGCGCGCGGTGATGGAGGCCCTGCGGCCGGTGACGGCCTCGCTGTGGCGCGGCCTGCCGGAGCCCGAGCGGCGCCGCTTCCTTCGCCACCTGCGCGCCTTCTGGGACGTGCACCGCCACCGGATGGCGCCCGCGGTGAGCGACACCCTCGAGCAGCTCCAGCGTGCCGGTGTGCTGCGCATCCACGCGGCCCGCGTGCGCGGCTTCCAGCTCTCGGACGAGGGCTGGGTGCTGGCGCGCGTCCGGCCCCGGGGCGTCTCGCGCGAGGCCACGTTCCGCGTCCAGCACGTCATCAACTGCACCGGCCCGGATGCCTCCATCGGCCGGGGACACCCGCTGCTGCGCGGGTTGCTGGAGTCCGGGCTCGCCCGCTCGGACGCGCTGGGGCTCGGCCTGGCCACGGACGCGGAGGGGGCGCTGCTCGACGCGCGGGGCCGCGCCTCCCCCGTGCTCTTCACCCTGGGCCCCCTGCGCCGGGGCGACTTGTGGGAGACCACGGCCGTCCCCGAGATACGGGGGCAGGCGCTCTCCCTCGCGCGGCGGCTGTTGGAGCACCTCGCCTCCCGCCCCGCCGTGTCCGCCTCCGAGTCCTCTCCTCCACCCACGCCCTTTCCCTAG
- a CDS encoding glutamate-cysteine ligase family protein, whose translation MGLQIQKETFEPEEYERFSQRLADSLEALQQVLARPGFGVGPRTIGAELEMFLVDAAGFPLPVNRQVLGQTMDPRVTVEIDRFNLECNLRPGPLAGRPFTAMREEFESALAEVRRAAATQGARVAVTGILPTLREKDLGLGAMTALPRYRALSAAIRRRRREEPLRVVIGGEDSLTLEWDDVTLEGANTSLQYHLRVDPADFARMYNAAQLATPVVLAVSSNSPFLLGRRLWDETRVALFRQAVDDRGEPQSEAPQHGRVTFGHGWVRQGPLELFAESVALYPPLLPVLGPESPLECLSRGGLPRLDELRLHQGTVWSWNRAIYDPSGDGHVRIELRALPAGPTVVDMLANGALLLGLTLGLSQDMEALLPGLPFPCARGNFIRAAKEGLDAKLLWPERHAPSPRLVPAAALVERLLPVARAGLVDAGVDTEEADGLLSIIAARIRAGCTGARWQRKMLARLEAHMPRQDALAALLERYMLLASSGRPVHEWPLE comes from the coding sequence ATGGGACTTCAAATCCAGAAAGAGACGTTCGAGCCCGAGGAGTACGAACGCTTCAGCCAGCGGCTCGCGGACAGCCTGGAGGCGCTCCAGCAGGTGCTGGCGCGGCCCGGCTTCGGCGTGGGGCCGCGCACCATCGGCGCCGAGCTGGAGATGTTCCTGGTGGACGCCGCGGGCTTCCCCCTGCCGGTGAACCGGCAGGTGCTGGGCCAGACGATGGATCCGCGGGTGACGGTGGAGATCGACCGCTTCAACCTCGAGTGCAACCTGCGGCCGGGGCCGCTGGCGGGGCGTCCCTTCACGGCGATGCGCGAGGAGTTCGAGAGCGCGCTGGCCGAGGTGCGGCGCGCGGCGGCCACGCAGGGCGCGCGCGTGGCGGTGACGGGCATCCTCCCCACGCTGCGCGAGAAGGACCTGGGCCTGGGCGCGATGACGGCGCTGCCGCGCTACCGGGCGCTGTCGGCCGCCATCCGCCGCCGGCGCCGCGAGGAGCCGCTGCGCGTGGTCATCGGCGGCGAGGACTCGCTCACCCTGGAGTGGGACGACGTGACGCTGGAGGGCGCCAACACCTCGCTGCAGTACCACCTGCGCGTGGACCCGGCGGACTTCGCGCGCATGTACAACGCGGCCCAGCTGGCCACGCCGGTGGTGCTCGCGGTGAGCAGCAACTCGCCCTTCCTCCTGGGGCGGCGGCTGTGGGACGAGACACGCGTGGCGCTCTTCCGCCAGGCGGTGGATGACCGGGGCGAGCCCCAGTCCGAGGCGCCGCAGCACGGGCGCGTCACCTTCGGCCATGGCTGGGTGCGTCAGGGCCCGCTGGAGCTGTTCGCCGAGTCGGTGGCGCTCTACCCGCCGCTGCTTCCGGTGCTGGGGCCGGAGTCCCCGCTGGAGTGTCTGTCCCGGGGCGGCCTGCCCCGGCTGGACGAGCTGCGGCTGCACCAGGGCACCGTGTGGAGCTGGAACCGCGCCATCTACGACCCGAGCGGTGACGGCCATGTCCGCATCGAGCTGCGCGCGCTGCCCGCGGGCCCCACGGTGGTGGACATGCTGGCCAACGGCGCGCTGCTGCTGGGCCTCACGCTCGGGCTGAGCCAGGACATGGAGGCGCTGCTGCCGGGGCTGCCCTTCCCCTGTGCCCGGGGCAACTTCATCCGAGCGGCGAAGGAAGGTCTGGACGCCAAGCTGCTGTGGCCCGAGCGCCACGCGCCCTCTCCGCGCCTGGTGCCCGCCGCAGCCCTGGTGGAGCGGTTGCTGCCGGTGGCCCGCGCGGGGCTGGTGGACGCCGGGGTGGACACCGAGGAGGCGGACGGGCTGCTCTCCATCATTGCGGCCCGGATTCGCGCCGGGTGTACCGGGGCACGTTGGCAACGGAAGATGTTGGCCCGGTTGGAAGCCCACATGCCCCGGCAGGACGCTCTGGCGGCCCTGCTGGAACGTTACATGCTCCTGGCTTCGTCCGGCAGGCCGGTCCACGAGTGGCCACTGGAATGA